In the Danaus plexippus chromosome 4, MEX_DaPlex, whole genome shotgun sequence genome, one interval contains:
- the LOC116768853 gene encoding excitatory amino acid transporter isoform X3 — MEKSGRFSEYLFVKMGPGDRGPKTTEDRSAPIDHSGVKKWLLDNTMLVVTLAGVITGIAIGFGLRPYHLGPDALMIISYPGELFMRLLKLMILPLIIASLIAGSASLNAKMSVMIHPGKPELKDDFGTSFENKRDHSILDSLLDIGRNIFPDNIVQAAFQQAHTVYAEPKTLFAKNATENGTEPVLVRDISYRSGTNTLGLVFFCLVFGSLLGTLGPKGKVVIDFFQAIFEVIMKMVTGVMWFTPVGVSSVIAGKILGVSNVGQVMSQLAWFIATVAVGIFLYQLIVMQLIYFIFLRRNPYKFYWGLSQAMLTASATASTAAALPVTFRAMEGPLNIDSRITRFVLPIGCNINMDGTALFLAVASVFVCQMNNLHLGFAQLATIFLTSTAASVSSASVPSAAMVLLLVVLAAVDAPTHDVSLLFAVDWLVDRIRTTNNMLGDCYAAAVVEKLSKNELMACDAASMDQSLPNGLPTSNTELEIGIVTPGDKSIASDDVIIDMHLHNTNRL, encoded by the exons ATGGAGAAAAGTGGCCGTTTTTCAGAGTACCTGTTCGTGAAGATGGGCCCAGGCGATAGGGGCCCGAAGACCACAGAGGATCGATCAGCACCCATTGATCATTCCGGCGTCAAAAAATGGCTTTTAGACAATACCATGCTCGTAGTTACATTGGCGGGTGTTATAACTGGAATTGCTATTG gttTTGGTCTTCGCCCCTACCACCTAGGTCCAGATGCATTGATGATAATATCATATCCAGGAGAGTTATTTATGAGATTATTAAAGCTAATGATTTTGCCTCTTATCATTGCTAGTCTCATTGCTGGCTCAGCAAGCCTTAACGCTAAGATGAGCG TTATGATTCATCCAGGGAAGCCGGAGTTAAAAGACGACTTTGGTACgtcttttgaaaataaaagagaCCATAGCATTCTGGACAGTCTGCTTGATATTGGCAG aAACATTTTTCCGGACAATATTGTTCAAGCTGCATTCCAACAAGCACATACAGTATATGCGGAACCGAAGACATTATTTGCTAAAAATGCGACTGAAAATGGCACTGAGCCAGTTCTTGTTCGTGATATTAGCTAcag ATCTGGTACAAACACTTTGGGCTTAGTATTTTTCTGTCTTGTATTTGGAAGTTTGTTAGGGACACTTGGGCCGAAAGGCAAAGTTGTTATTGACTTCTTCCAAGCCATCTTTGAAGTAATTATGAAAATGGTCACTGGTGTAATGTGGTTCACTCCTGTTGGGGTCAGTAGCGTGATAGCTGGAAAGATTCTTGGTGTAAGCAATGTTG GCCAAGTTATGTCCCAACTAGCGTGGTTTATCGCAACAGTCGCAGTTGGGATATTTCTTTACCAACTTATAGTTATGCagttaatctattttattttcttaagaaGAAACCCGTATAAGTTCTATTGGGGACTATCTCAAGCCATGCTTACCGCGTCAGCTACGGCTTCCAC GGCTGCAGCTCTCCCAGTAACCTTCCGTGCTATGGAAGGTCCGTTGAACATTGATTCACGCATCACTCGTTTCGTCCTTCCTATCGGTTGTAATATAAACATGGATGGCACAGCATTATTTCTGGCCGTTGCTAGCGTCTTCGTATGTCAGATGAACAATTTGCACCTTGGATTCGCCCAACTAGCTACTATAtt TCTAACATCGACGGCAGCGTCAGTGTCTTCGGCTTCAGTGCCGTCCGCAGCGATGGTGCTGTTATTAGTCGTTTTAGCGGCGGTTGACGCACCGACACACGATGTATCTCTGCTATTCGCTGTGGATTGGCTTGT tgacCGCATCCGAACGACAAACAACATGCTTGGAGATTGCTACGCTGCGGCTGTTGTAGAGAAACTTTCCAAAAACGAACTCATGGCCTGTGATGCTGCTTCTATG GACCAATCTCTTCCCAATGGTTTGCCGACATCAAACACTGAGCTAGAAATAGGTATAGTAACGCCCGGGGACAAGTCTATAGCATCGGACGATGTTATTATTGATATGCATTTACATAATACTAATAGATTATAG
- the LOC116768853 gene encoding excitatory amino acid transporter isoform X2 has protein sequence MGPGDRGPKTTEDRSAPIDHSGVKKWLLDNTMLVVTLAGVITGIAIGFGLRPYHLGPDALMIISYPGELFMRLLKLMILPLIIASLIAGSASLNAKMSGKIAIRTLLYFILTSMFNAFLGILLSVMIHPGKPELKDDFGTSFENKRDHSILDSLLDIGRNIFPDNIVQAAFQQAHTVYAEPKTLFAKNATENGTEPVLVRDISYRSGTNTLGLVFFCLVFGSLLGTLGPKGKVVIDFFQAIFEVIMKMVTGVMWFTPVGVSSVIAGKILGVSNVGQVMSQLAWFIATVAVGIFLYQLIVMQLIYFIFLRRNPYKFYWGLSQAMLTASATASTAAALPVTFRAMEGPLNIDSRITRFVLPIGCNINMDGTALFLAVASVFVCQMNNLHLGFAQLATIFLTSTAASVSSASVPSAAMVLLLVVLAAVDAPTHDVSLLFAVDWLVDRIRTTNNMLGDCYAAAVVEKLSKNELMACDAASMDQSLPNGLPTSNTELEIGIVTPGDKSIASDDVIIDMHLHNTNRL, from the exons ATGGGCCCAGGCGATAGGGGCCCGAAGACCACAGAGGATCGATCAGCACCCATTGATCATTCCGGCGTCAAAAAATGGCTTTTAGACAATACCATGCTCGTAGTTACATTGGCGGGTGTTATAACTGGAATTGCTATTG gttTTGGTCTTCGCCCCTACCACCTAGGTCCAGATGCATTGATGATAATATCATATCCAGGAGAGTTATTTATGAGATTATTAAAGCTAATGATTTTGCCTCTTATCATTGCTAGTCTCATTGCTGGCTCAGCAAGCCTTAACGCTAAGATGAGCGGTAAAATTGCAATTCGGACACTACTTTACTTTATACTAACCTCAATGTTTAATGCATTCCTCGGTATACTTTTGTCAGTTATGATTCATCCAGGGAAGCCGGAGTTAAAAGACGACTTTGGTACgtcttttgaaaataaaagagaCCATAGCATTCTGGACAGTCTGCTTGATATTGGCAG aAACATTTTTCCGGACAATATTGTTCAAGCTGCATTCCAACAAGCACATACAGTATATGCGGAACCGAAGACATTATTTGCTAAAAATGCGACTGAAAATGGCACTGAGCCAGTTCTTGTTCGTGATATTAGCTAcag ATCTGGTACAAACACTTTGGGCTTAGTATTTTTCTGTCTTGTATTTGGAAGTTTGTTAGGGACACTTGGGCCGAAAGGCAAAGTTGTTATTGACTTCTTCCAAGCCATCTTTGAAGTAATTATGAAAATGGTCACTGGTGTAATGTGGTTCACTCCTGTTGGGGTCAGTAGCGTGATAGCTGGAAAGATTCTTGGTGTAAGCAATGTTG GCCAAGTTATGTCCCAACTAGCGTGGTTTATCGCAACAGTCGCAGTTGGGATATTTCTTTACCAACTTATAGTTATGCagttaatctattttattttcttaagaaGAAACCCGTATAAGTTCTATTGGGGACTATCTCAAGCCATGCTTACCGCGTCAGCTACGGCTTCCAC GGCTGCAGCTCTCCCAGTAACCTTCCGTGCTATGGAAGGTCCGTTGAACATTGATTCACGCATCACTCGTTTCGTCCTTCCTATCGGTTGTAATATAAACATGGATGGCACAGCATTATTTCTGGCCGTTGCTAGCGTCTTCGTATGTCAGATGAACAATTTGCACCTTGGATTCGCCCAACTAGCTACTATAtt TCTAACATCGACGGCAGCGTCAGTGTCTTCGGCTTCAGTGCCGTCCGCAGCGATGGTGCTGTTATTAGTCGTTTTAGCGGCGGTTGACGCACCGACACACGATGTATCTCTGCTATTCGCTGTGGATTGGCTTGT tgacCGCATCCGAACGACAAACAACATGCTTGGAGATTGCTACGCTGCGGCTGTTGTAGAGAAACTTTCCAAAAACGAACTCATGGCCTGTGATGCTGCTTCTATG GACCAATCTCTTCCCAATGGTTTGCCGACATCAAACACTGAGCTAGAAATAGGTATAGTAACGCCCGGGGACAAGTCTATAGCATCGGACGATGTTATTATTGATATGCATTTACATAATACTAATAGATTATAG
- the LOC116768853 gene encoding excitatory amino acid transporter isoform X1 codes for MEKSGRFSEYLFVKMGPGDRGPKTTEDRSAPIDHSGVKKWLLDNTMLVVTLAGVITGIAIGFGLRPYHLGPDALMIISYPGELFMRLLKLMILPLIIASLIAGSASLNAKMSGKIAIRTLLYFILTSMFNAFLGILLSVMIHPGKPELKDDFGTSFENKRDHSILDSLLDIGRNIFPDNIVQAAFQQAHTVYAEPKTLFAKNATENGTEPVLVRDISYRSGTNTLGLVFFCLVFGSLLGTLGPKGKVVIDFFQAIFEVIMKMVTGVMWFTPVGVSSVIAGKILGVSNVGQVMSQLAWFIATVAVGIFLYQLIVMQLIYFIFLRRNPYKFYWGLSQAMLTASATASTAAALPVTFRAMEGPLNIDSRITRFVLPIGCNINMDGTALFLAVASVFVCQMNNLHLGFAQLATIFLTSTAASVSSASVPSAAMVLLLVVLAAVDAPTHDVSLLFAVDWLVDRIRTTNNMLGDCYAAAVVEKLSKNELMACDAASMDQSLPNGLPTSNTELEIGIVTPGDKSIASDDVIIDMHLHNTNRL; via the exons ATGGAGAAAAGTGGCCGTTTTTCAGAGTACCTGTTCGTGAAGATGGGCCCAGGCGATAGGGGCCCGAAGACCACAGAGGATCGATCAGCACCCATTGATCATTCCGGCGTCAAAAAATGGCTTTTAGACAATACCATGCTCGTAGTTACATTGGCGGGTGTTATAACTGGAATTGCTATTG gttTTGGTCTTCGCCCCTACCACCTAGGTCCAGATGCATTGATGATAATATCATATCCAGGAGAGTTATTTATGAGATTATTAAAGCTAATGATTTTGCCTCTTATCATTGCTAGTCTCATTGCTGGCTCAGCAAGCCTTAACGCTAAGATGAGCGGTAAAATTGCAATTCGGACACTACTTTACTTTATACTAACCTCAATGTTTAATGCATTCCTCGGTATACTTTTGTCAGTTATGATTCATCCAGGGAAGCCGGAGTTAAAAGACGACTTTGGTACgtcttttgaaaataaaagagaCCATAGCATTCTGGACAGTCTGCTTGATATTGGCAG aAACATTTTTCCGGACAATATTGTTCAAGCTGCATTCCAACAAGCACATACAGTATATGCGGAACCGAAGACATTATTTGCTAAAAATGCGACTGAAAATGGCACTGAGCCAGTTCTTGTTCGTGATATTAGCTAcag ATCTGGTACAAACACTTTGGGCTTAGTATTTTTCTGTCTTGTATTTGGAAGTTTGTTAGGGACACTTGGGCCGAAAGGCAAAGTTGTTATTGACTTCTTCCAAGCCATCTTTGAAGTAATTATGAAAATGGTCACTGGTGTAATGTGGTTCACTCCTGTTGGGGTCAGTAGCGTGATAGCTGGAAAGATTCTTGGTGTAAGCAATGTTG GCCAAGTTATGTCCCAACTAGCGTGGTTTATCGCAACAGTCGCAGTTGGGATATTTCTTTACCAACTTATAGTTATGCagttaatctattttattttcttaagaaGAAACCCGTATAAGTTCTATTGGGGACTATCTCAAGCCATGCTTACCGCGTCAGCTACGGCTTCCAC GGCTGCAGCTCTCCCAGTAACCTTCCGTGCTATGGAAGGTCCGTTGAACATTGATTCACGCATCACTCGTTTCGTCCTTCCTATCGGTTGTAATATAAACATGGATGGCACAGCATTATTTCTGGCCGTTGCTAGCGTCTTCGTATGTCAGATGAACAATTTGCACCTTGGATTCGCCCAACTAGCTACTATAtt TCTAACATCGACGGCAGCGTCAGTGTCTTCGGCTTCAGTGCCGTCCGCAGCGATGGTGCTGTTATTAGTCGTTTTAGCGGCGGTTGACGCACCGACACACGATGTATCTCTGCTATTCGCTGTGGATTGGCTTGT tgacCGCATCCGAACGACAAACAACATGCTTGGAGATTGCTACGCTGCGGCTGTTGTAGAGAAACTTTCCAAAAACGAACTCATGGCCTGTGATGCTGCTTCTATG GACCAATCTCTTCCCAATGGTTTGCCGACATCAAACACTGAGCTAGAAATAGGTATAGTAACGCCCGGGGACAAGTCTATAGCATCGGACGATGTTATTATTGATATGCATTTACATAATACTAATAGATTATAG